The following are encoded together in the Brassica napus cultivar Da-Ae chromosome A9, Da-Ae, whole genome shotgun sequence genome:
- the LOC106429800 gene encoding 2-oxoglutarate and iron-dependent oxygenase domain-containing protein ICU11-like — protein sequence MALDSSGKQQQQRPRPPSSKTRDARLKLRRTPNEEHEPENYEDLPLDFSPALFSSLERYLPEKILNSTRIEKARFMSELLQSYSPATELNRIQRHREYRQRILSSYQRLHGDIYTLDPARFFVPSFLDAVSQPSEERFRSMIVPSAPGIYTFDMLQPRFCEMLLAEVEHMEKWVYDSRSTIMRPNTMNRFGVVLDDFGFETMLQKLVDDFISPISQFLFPEVCGTGLDSHHGFIVEYGKDRDTDLGFHVDDSEVSLNVCLGKQFSGGELYFRGVRCDHHVNSESVENENYDYSHVPGRAILHLGRHRHGAKATTSGHRVNLILWCRSSTFREMKSYQSDFSSWCGGCKVDRQNRMQASVKATMELLNRRTAEKTLVELSSTPPAD from the exons ATGGCTCTCGATTCTTCAGGCAAACAACAGCAGCAGCGACCTCGACCACCCTCCTCCAAAACCCGCGACGCAAGATTGAAGCTTCGGAGAACCCCTAACGAAGAGCACGAGCCGGAGAACTATGAGGATCTACCGCTTGATTTCAGCCCGGCTCTGTTCAGCTCGCTCGAGCGCTACTTGCCCGAGAAGATTCTCAATTCCACAAGAATCGAAAAGGCTCGTTTCATGAGTGAGCTTCTTCAAAGTTACTCCCCTGCCACTGAGCTTAACCGG ATTCAGAGGCATAGAGAGTACAGACAGAGGATCTTGTCTTCGTACCAG CGTCTGCATGGAGATATCTATACTCTTGACCCTGCTCGTTTCTTCGTGCCTTCGTTTCTTGATGCTGTTAGTCAGCCCTCGGAGGAGAGGTTTAGAAGCATGATTGTTCCATCTGCTCCTGGGATTTACACTTTCGATATGCTCCAGCCACGCTTTTGTGAAATGTTACTTGCTGAG GTTGAACATATGGAGAAATGGGTGTATGATTCAAGATCCACGATAATGAGGCCCAATACTATGAACAGATTTGGTGTTGTCCTTGATGATTTTGGCTTTGAAACCATGCTTCAGAAGTTGGTTGATGACTTCATTAGTCCTATATCTCAAT TTTTGTTCCCGGAAGTCTGTGGAACCGGTTTAGATTCTCACCATGGCTTTATTGTTGAGTATGGAAAAGACAGGGACACTGATCTTG GGTTCCATGTGGATGACTCAGAGGTTTCTTTGAATGTCTGCTTGGGTAAACAATTTTCTGGTGGGGAGCTTTACTTCCGAGGTGTGAGATGTGATCACCATGTGAATTCAGAAAGCgttgaaaat GAAAATTATGATTACTCTCATGTACCTGGACGAGCCATTCTTCATCTTGGACGTCACCGCCATGGTGCTAAAGCTACGACTTCTGGACACCGTGTCAACTTGATTCTCTGGTGTAGAAG CTCAACGTTTCGAGAGATGAAGAGTTATCAAAGCGATTTCTCAAGTTGGTGCGGAGGATGCAAAGTTGATAGACAGAATAGGATGCAAGCGTCAGTTAAAGCAACCATGGAG TTGCTGAATAGGAGAACAGCAGAGAAGACGCTTGTTGAGCTCTCTTCAACCCCACCTGCCGACTAA
- the LOC106347538 gene encoding thiamine biosynthetic bifunctional enzyme BTH1, chloroplastic isoform X2, with protein MQSLGGIRSWPATWRTTTASMTTTTTESVRKVAQVLTVAGSDSGAGAGIQADIKVCAARGVYCASVITAVTAQNTRGVQSVHLLPPDFVSEQLKSVLSDFEVDVVKTGMLPSPEIVEVLLQNLSEYPVRALVVDPVMVSTSGHVLAGSSILSIFRERLLPLADIITPNVKEASALLGGVRIQTVAEMRSAAKSLHQMGPRFVLVKGGDLPDSSDSVDVYFDGNEFHELHSPRIATRNTHGTGCTLASCIAAELAKGSNMLSAVKVAKRFVDSALNYSKDIVIGSGMQGPFDHFLSLKDPQSYRQSTFKPDDLFLYAVTDSRMNKKWNRSIVDAVKAAIEGGATIIQLREKEAETREFLEEAKSCVDICRSNGVCLLINDRIDIAIACDADGVHVGQSDMPVDLVRSLLGPDKIIGVSCKTQEQAHQAWKDGADYIGSGGVFPTNTKANNRTIGLDGLREVCKASKLPVVAIGGIGISNAESVMRIGRASEEKANTLGLMDKVTKLLNKLVS; from the exons ATGCAAAGCCTGGGAGGGATTAGGAGCTGGCCGGCGACTTGGAGAACCACGACGGCGTCTATGACGACGACAACGACGGAGAGCGTCAGAAAAGTTGCGCAGGTACTAACCGTCGCAGGATCAGATTCCGGCGCCGGAGCAGGAATCCAAGCCGACATAAAAGTCTGCGCGGCTCGCGGCGTCTATTGCGCTTCCGTGATAACCGCCGTCACAGCTCAGAACACTCGTGGCGTTCAATCTGTTCATCTTCTCCCTCCGGACTTCGTCTCGGAGCAGCTAAAATCAGTCCTTTCCGACTTCGAAGTCGACGTC GTGAAGACTGGGATGCTTCCTTCTCCTGAGATCGTCGAAGTTCTTCTCCAGAATCTTTCAGAGTATCCTGTCCGTG CTTTGGTTGTTGATCCTGTGATGGTATCAACTAGTGGGCATGTTCTTGCTGGTTCTTCTATCCTCTCCATCTTTCG AGAGAGATTGCTTCCACTTGCTGACATTATAACACCAAATGTGAAAGAAGCATCTGCTTTGCTTGGTGGTGTTCGGATTCAGACTGTTGCAGAGATGCGGTCTGCTGCAAAATCGTTGCATCAAATGGGTCCTAG ATTTGTACTAGTCAAAGGTGGTGATCTTCCTGACTCATCAGATTCAGTGGATGTTTACTTTGATG GCAATGAGTTTCATGAACTCCACTCTCCTCGCATAGCTACAAGAAATACTCATGGGACTGGTTGCACTTTGGCTTCATGTATTGCAGCTGAGCTTGCTAAAGGCTCTAACATGCTCTCTGCCGTGAAG GTGGCTAAGCGCTTCGTAGATAGTGCTCTAAACTATAGCAAAGATATTGTGATCGGCAGTGGCATGCAAGGACCCTTTGACCACTTCTTGAGTCTCAAGGATCCTCAAAGCTATCGACAAAGCACATTCAAGCCAGATGACCTGTTTCTATACGCCGTTACAGATTCTAGAATGAACAAAAAATGGAACCGATCCATTGTCGATGCCGTGAAAGCTGCTATAGAAGGAGGGGCCACAATCATACAGCTGAG GGAGAAAGAAGCTGAAACTCGGGAGTTTCTCGAAGAAGCAAAGTCGTGTGTGGACATATGCAGGTCCAACGGAGTTTGTTTGCTGATAAACGACAGGATCGACATTGCCATTGCTTGTGATGCTGATGGAGTCCATGTTGGCCAATCAGACATGCCGGTTGATCTAGTACGGTCTCTTCTTGGCCCGGACAAGATCATAGGGGTCTCATGTAAGACGCAAGAACAAGCCCACCAAGCTTGGAAAGATGGTGCAGACTACATTGGGTCAGGAGGAGTTTTTCCAACGAACACGAAGGCCAACAATCGTACCATAGGACTTGATGGACTCAGAGAAGTATGTAAGGCATCAAAGTTGCCTGTGGTTGCTATTGGAGGGATTGGAATCTCAAATGCTGAGTCTGTTATGAGGATCG GAAGAGCTTCGGAAGAAAAAGCAAATACTCTGGGTTTGATGGATAAGGTTACTAAATTACTAAATAAGTTAGTGTCATAA
- the LOC106347538 gene encoding thiamine biosynthetic bifunctional enzyme BTH1, chloroplastic isoform X1: protein MQSLGGIRSWPATWRTTTASMTTTTTESVRKVAQVLTVAGSDSGAGAGIQADIKVCAARGVYCASVITAVTAQNTRGVQSVHLLPPDFVSEQLKSVLSDFEVDVVKTGMLPSPEIVEVLLQNLSEYPVRALVVDPVMVSTSGHVLAGSSILSIFRERLLPLADIITPNVKEASALLGGVRIQTVAEMRSAAKSLHQMGPRFVLVKGGDLPDSSDSVDVYFDGNEFHELHSPRIATRNTHGTGCTLASCIAAELAKGSNMLSAVKVAKRFVDSALNYSKDIVIGSGMQGPFDHFLSLKDPQSYRQSTFKPDDLFLYAVTDSRMNKKWNRSIVDAVKAAIEGGATIIQLREKEAETREFLEEAKSCVDICRSNGVCLLINDRIDIAIACDADGVHVGQSDMPVDLVRSLLGPDKIIGVSCKTQEQAHQAWKDGADYIGSGGVFPTNTKANNRTIGLDGLREVCKASKLPVVAIGGIGISNAESVMRIGEPNLKGVAVVSALFDQECVLTQAKKLHKTLTESKREH, encoded by the exons ATGCAAAGCCTGGGAGGGATTAGGAGCTGGCCGGCGACTTGGAGAACCACGACGGCGTCTATGACGACGACAACGACGGAGAGCGTCAGAAAAGTTGCGCAGGTACTAACCGTCGCAGGATCAGATTCCGGCGCCGGAGCAGGAATCCAAGCCGACATAAAAGTCTGCGCGGCTCGCGGCGTCTATTGCGCTTCCGTGATAACCGCCGTCACAGCTCAGAACACTCGTGGCGTTCAATCTGTTCATCTTCTCCCTCCGGACTTCGTCTCGGAGCAGCTAAAATCAGTCCTTTCCGACTTCGAAGTCGACGTC GTGAAGACTGGGATGCTTCCTTCTCCTGAGATCGTCGAAGTTCTTCTCCAGAATCTTTCAGAGTATCCTGTCCGTG CTTTGGTTGTTGATCCTGTGATGGTATCAACTAGTGGGCATGTTCTTGCTGGTTCTTCTATCCTCTCCATCTTTCG AGAGAGATTGCTTCCACTTGCTGACATTATAACACCAAATGTGAAAGAAGCATCTGCTTTGCTTGGTGGTGTTCGGATTCAGACTGTTGCAGAGATGCGGTCTGCTGCAAAATCGTTGCATCAAATGGGTCCTAG ATTTGTACTAGTCAAAGGTGGTGATCTTCCTGACTCATCAGATTCAGTGGATGTTTACTTTGATG GCAATGAGTTTCATGAACTCCACTCTCCTCGCATAGCTACAAGAAATACTCATGGGACTGGTTGCACTTTGGCTTCATGTATTGCAGCTGAGCTTGCTAAAGGCTCTAACATGCTCTCTGCCGTGAAG GTGGCTAAGCGCTTCGTAGATAGTGCTCTAAACTATAGCAAAGATATTGTGATCGGCAGTGGCATGCAAGGACCCTTTGACCACTTCTTGAGTCTCAAGGATCCTCAAAGCTATCGACAAAGCACATTCAAGCCAGATGACCTGTTTCTATACGCCGTTACAGATTCTAGAATGAACAAAAAATGGAACCGATCCATTGTCGATGCCGTGAAAGCTGCTATAGAAGGAGGGGCCACAATCATACAGCTGAG GGAGAAAGAAGCTGAAACTCGGGAGTTTCTCGAAGAAGCAAAGTCGTGTGTGGACATATGCAGGTCCAACGGAGTTTGTTTGCTGATAAACGACAGGATCGACATTGCCATTGCTTGTGATGCTGATGGAGTCCATGTTGGCCAATCAGACATGCCGGTTGATCTAGTACGGTCTCTTCTTGGCCCGGACAAGATCATAGGGGTCTCATGTAAGACGCAAGAACAAGCCCACCAAGCTTGGAAAGATGGTGCAGACTACATTGGGTCAGGAGGAGTTTTTCCAACGAACACGAAGGCCAACAATCGTACCATAGGACTTGATGGACTCAGAGAAGTATGTAAGGCATCAAAGTTGCCTGTGGTTGCTATTGGAGGGATTGGAATCTCAAATGCTGAGTCTGTTATGAGGATCGGTGAACCGAATCTAAAAGGAGTAGCGGTTGTGTCAGCTTTGTTCGACCAAGAGTGTGTTTTGACTCAAGCTAAGAAGTTGCATAAAACGCTTACAGAGAGCAAAAGGGAACATTGA
- the LOC125578394 gene encoding uncharacterized protein LOC125578394: MIRFFGYGDCNLTPRKVNNSICRSGITYLHVDANGDKYADFSIITAEMLSRAQEFPFPTNYLLISGDTNLSITLNLLKKKGHNILLALPNGHASGPLIKDASSVWFWDTLMLGGRPLIPNHATSHTTSHPDDTDDALSPSLKRQKCFSQHGNPIMIIILVFRKPENLS; encoded by the exons ATGATCCGTTTCTTCGGTTATGGGGATTGTAATCTTACCCCTAGGAAAGTCAATAACTCCATTTGTCGCAGCGGCATTACCTACCTACACGTAGATGCAAACG gagaTAAGTATGCAGACTTTAGCATTATAACTGCGGAAATGTTATCCCGGGCACAAGAGTTTCCTTTCCCTACAAACTATCTGCTAATCTCGGGAGACACTAACTTATCTATTACTCTTAATCTATTGAAGAAGAAAGGGCACAATATACTGCTAGCACTGCCTAATGGACATGCATCAGGGCCTCTTATTAAGGATGCATCATCTGTGTGGTTCTGGGATACTCTCATGCTTGGTGGGCGCCCTCTCATCCCTAACCATGCAACTTCGCATACCACCTCTCACCCTGATGACACTGATGATGCATTGAGCCCGAGCCTGAAGCGCCAAAAGTGCTTTTCACAACATGGAAATCCAATCATGATTATTATTCTTGTGTTCCGCAAACCAGAAAACCTGTCTTAG